One Solanum lycopersicum chromosome 4, SLM_r2.1 DNA window includes the following coding sequences:
- the Nramp2 gene encoding metal transporter Nramp2 has translation MSSPQQQENTSPDSKEEESRHLLTAPLPQSTSPLINGDADDGEEEFVYGSGEKIHVVEFDSVPIDGVDYSTVPPFSWKKLWQFTGPGFLMSIAFLDPGNLEGDLQAGAIAGYSLLWLLLWATVMGLMIQLLSARIGVATGRHLAELCREEYPRWAGLLLWFMAEVALIGADIQEVIGSAIAIKILSRGVLPLWAGVLITASDCFLLLVLENYGIRKLEAVFAVLISTMALSFAWMFGDAKPNGKELLAGLLIPKLSSRTVRQAVGVVGCVIMPHNVFLHSALVQSREIDLKKKGQVQEALNYYSIESSFALLISFMINLFVTTVFAKGFYGSEQAGSLGLVNAGQFLQDKYGGGLFPILYIWGIGLLAAGQSSTITGTYAGQFIMGGFLDLRLKKWLRALITRSCAIVPTIIVALIFNRSESSLDVLNEWLNVLQSIQIPFALIPLLTLVSKEDIMGTFKIGPALERVAWTIAVLVMVINGYLLLDFFVSEVNGPLFAFLVFAGTAGYVAFILYLISHGGGNVANWFNLLRTKGYSYAGQ, from the exons ATGAGCTCCCCTCAACAGCAAGAGAATACCTCCCCAGATTCCAAAGAGGAAGAATCTCGCCACCTTCTTACCGCTCCGCTGCCACAGTCAACCTCGCCGTTAATTAACGGCGATGCCGATGACGGCGAAGAAGAATTTGTGTACGGATCTGGGGAGAAGATCCACGTCGTTGAATTCGATTCAGTACCGATCGACGGTGTTGATTATAGCACGGTGCCTCCATTCTCGTGGAAGAAGCTATGGCAGTTCACGGGTCCTGGATTCTTAATGAGTATAGCTTTTTTGGATCCGGGGAATTTGGAGGGGGATCTGCAAGCTGGGGCAATTGCGGGTTACTCTCTTCTATGGCTGTTGTTATGGGCTACTGTTATGGGTTTGATGATCCAGTTACTTTCGGCCAGAATTGGCGTTGCAACAGGACGGCACTTGGCGGAGCTTTGCCGGGAGGAGTATCCTAGATGGGCTGGGCTTCTACTGTGGTTCATGGCTGAGGTAGCTCTGATTGGAGCCGATATTCAGGAGGTGATAGGGAGTGCCATTGCAATTAAGATACTCAGTCGTGGGGTTTTACCACTCTGGGCTGGTGTCCTTATTACTGCTTCTGATTG CTTTCTTCTTTTGGTTCTTGAGAACTATGGTATAAGGAAGTTGGAAGCTGTGTTTGCTGTTCTTATTTCGACTATGGCACTGTCCTTTGCTTGGATGTTTGGAGATGCCAAACCAAATGGGAAGGAGCTTTTAGCAG GTCTCTTGATTCCAAAACTCAGTTCAAGGACAGTTCGGCAGGCTGTTGGAGTAGTTGGTTGTGTAATAATGCCTCACAATGTCTTCTTGCATTCAGCTTTGGTGCAATCCAGAGAGATCgatttgaagaaaaaagggCAGGTTCAGGAGGCACTGAATTACTACTCCATAGAATCTTCCTTTGCCCTTCTTATCTCCTTTATGATCAATTTGTTTGTTACAACTGTCTTTGCCAAGGGATTTTATGGCAGTGAGCAAGCTGGTAGTTTAGGCCTTGTAAATGCAGGGCAGTTTCTTCAAGACAAGTATGGTGGGGGACTGTTCCCAATTCTCTATATTTGGGGCATTGGGTTACTGGCAGCTGGGCAGAGTAGTACGATAACTGGTACTTATGCTGGACAGTTTATTATGGGAGGTTTTCTAGATCTACGTTTGAAGAAATGGCTTAGGGCACTGATTACTCGAAGTTGTGCCATTGTGCCAACAATCATTGTCGCTCTGATTTTTAATAGATCTGAATCATCACTCGACGTTTTGAATGAGTGGCTTAACGTGCTTCAGTCTATACAGATCCCTTTTGCGCTTATTCCCCTTCTGACATTGGTGTCCAAGGAGGATATAATGGGTACTTTCAAAATTGGGCCTGCTCTCGAG AGAGTTGCATGGACAATTGCTGTACTTGTGATGGTGATAAACGGCTATCTTTTGCTGGACTTCTTTGTCTCTGAGGTCAACGGACCACTGTTTGCTTTTCTGGTTTTTGCTGGGACTGCAGGTTATGTTGCCTTCATTTTATACCTTATTTCACATGGGGGTGGCAATGTTGCCAACTGGTTCAACCTACTCCGCACAAAAGGATATAGCTATGCTGGTCAATGA
- the LOC101266936 gene encoding cytochrome P450 81Q32 has protein sequence MDSLYLYFPVLFFVLYIISYHFLHKLQNLPPSPFPVLPFIGHLYLLGKPFHRALFKVSNRYGSVVFLQFGSRPVLLVSSPSAAEECFTKNDIIFANRPDFLSGKHFGYNFTSLAWSSYGEHWRNLRRISSIEVLSSYRIQTLSSIRSDEINYLIRRLFRVSIEGSEKIVEIKSSLFNFTFNVLSRMIAGKRYYGEKVENSKEAKLFQDISKATITTIPKANILDFLPFMRWFGLHDVEEKMMELQKKRDNFMQKEIDEHRRLKTNGSFPSAEVVAGKKKIIMEVLLDLQKTDPEYYTDETIRSLMLVLLQAGSDTSAVTLEWAFSHLLDNPEILKTAQTEIDNKVGQDRLIDESDLAQLPYIRCIINETLRMHPAAPLLVPHLSSEECKVAGYRVPRGTVLLVNAWGIHHDPKVWKEPQKFNPDRFLGFEGVKEGCKFIPFGSGRRGCPGENLAIHVIGLALGSLLQCFEWDKPNREIIDMSEGTGFTLSPKVQPLLAKCSPRPHMVKLLSEI, from the exons ATGGACAGTCTTTATTTGTATTTCCCAGTTCTCTTCTTTGTTCTTTATATCATCAGCTATCATTTTCTTCACAAGCTACAAAATCTTCCCCCTAGCCCATTTCCAGTACTACCTTTTATTGGCCATCTCTACTTATTGGGTAAACCTTTCCATAGAGCTTTATTCAAAGTCTCGAATCGTTATGGTTCAGTAGTGTTTCTTCAATTTGGCTCTCGTCCTGTCCTCCTCGTTTCATCACCTTCAGCAGCGGAAGAATGTTTTACTAAAAATGATATCATCTTTGCCAATCGTCCTGATTTTCTTAGTGGTAAGCATTTCGGGTACAATTTTACTAGCCTTGCCTGGTCTTCCTATGGAGAGCACTGGAGAAATCTTCGAAGAATTTCCTCCATTGAAGTTTTATCTTCCTATAGAATCCAGACACTATCTAGCATCCGTTCTGATGAAATAAACTACCTGATTCGTAGACTCTTTAGAGTCTCCATAGAGGGTTCGGAAAAAATTGTGGAGATTAAATCATCGCTTTTTAACTTCACATTCAATGTGCTATCGAGAATGATTGCAGGGAAAAGGTACTATGGAGAGAAAGTAGAGAACTCAAAAGAAGCTAAGCTATTCCAGGATATATCAAAGGCTACAATAACAACAATTCCAAAGGCTAATATTTTGGATTTCTTGCCATTTATGAGGTGGTTTGGTTTGCATGATGTTGAGGAGAAGATGATGGAACTACAGAAGAAGAGAGATAACTTTATGCAAAAGGAAATAGACGAGCATCGTCGATTAAAGACCAATGGTTCTTTTCCTTCAGCAGAGGTTGTGGCagggaagaaaaaaattatcatggaAGTTTTGTTAGATTTACAGAAAACAGACCCCGAATACTACACAGATGAAACAATTAGAAGCCTAATGTTG GTCCTACTCCAAGCTGGATCAGATACTTCAGCTGTAACACTAGAATGGGCTTTTTCACACTTGCTTGACAATCCAGAAATTTTAAAGACAGCACAGACGGAAATTGACAATAAGGTTGGACAAGACCGCCTAATTGATGAATCCGATTTGGCTCAGCTTCCTTACATCCGATGCATCATCAATGAGACATTGCGGATGCATCCAGCAGCCCCTTTACTTGTGCCTCATCTTTCATCAGAAGAGTGCAAGGTTGCAGGCTATCGAGTTCCGCGTGGAACAGTCCTATTAGTGAATGCATGGGGGATACATCATGACCCTAAGGTATGGAAGGAGCCACAAAAGTTCAATCCTGATAGATTTTTAGGATTTGAAGGTGTCAAAGAGGGCTGCAAGTTTATTCCATTTGGATCAGGAAGGAGGGGTTGCCCTGGGGAGAACCTAGCAATTCATGTCATTGGATTGGCACTAGGCTCACTTCTTCAATGCTTTGAGTGGGATAAACCCAATAGGGAGATCATCGATATGAGTGAAGGCACTGGATTCACACTTTCACCAAAGGTTCAGCCGCTATTGGCAAAATGTTCTCCACGACCACACATGGTTAAACTTCTTTCTGAAATCTGA